Proteins from a single region of Streptomyces spinoverrucosus:
- the cutA gene encoding divalent-cation tolerance protein CutA: MTDFVQVSTATETREQAVGLARSVVQGRLAAGAQIIGPVISAFWHDGEFGTGEEWQLLLKTQRARYAELEAHLLKHHPWQNPEITAVPIVAGSEACLRWLAANTKPTE; encoded by the coding sequence ATGACTGACTTCGTGCAGGTATCCACAGCGACGGAAACCCGTGAACAGGCGGTCGGGCTGGCCCGGTCTGTCGTCCAGGGCAGGCTGGCTGCGGGCGCGCAGATCATCGGCCCCGTGATCTCCGCCTTCTGGCACGACGGCGAGTTCGGAACCGGCGAGGAATGGCAGCTGCTGCTGAAAACCCAGCGGGCCCGGTACGCCGAGCTTGAGGCGCACCTTCTGAAGCACCACCCGTGGCAGAACCCGGAGATCACAGCGGTGCCGATCGTGGCCGGATCAGAGGCCTGCCTGCGGTGGCTGGCCGCGAACACGAAGCCCACCGAGTAG
- a CDS encoding GNAT family N-acetyltransferase: MFFRWDWLRPVLTAPIVPTLGPVHPHALTVDLFEDIRAAAAMGRFFLHYDKDRRWGSEKDETVLADGIVHQPDRTLIPTLSTRGRGATKVFAYGHQTDIVDQAAELAAKLAAEHGVAGARVVRPFGPEARPADGVRIQLQDFTTRPCENPGGPVRAFTEWPDEVRETFDSYARAMAADGLLFLYTQMQAEGTGPVLTAVVDGRIVGAIGPMEIRPDAVGYRQLMPQYFAVLPEARGNGLGRLLWRAAMHWGQSHGADYQLLQTQVGGASDRLCRAEGLASLGFVCTRKM, translated from the coding sequence ATGTTCTTCCGCTGGGACTGGCTGCGCCCGGTGCTCACCGCACCGATCGTGCCTACCCTCGGTCCCGTCCACCCCCACGCGCTCACCGTCGACCTCTTCGAGGACATCCGCGCCGCGGCGGCCATGGGCCGCTTCTTTCTCCACTACGACAAGGACCGCCGGTGGGGCAGTGAGAAGGACGAGACCGTGCTCGCCGACGGCATCGTCCACCAGCCCGATCGCACCCTGATCCCGACTCTGTCGACTCGCGGCCGGGGCGCCACCAAGGTTTTCGCCTACGGCCACCAGACCGACATCGTCGACCAGGCCGCCGAGCTCGCCGCAAAGCTCGCTGCGGAGCACGGCGTGGCAGGTGCCCGCGTCGTACGCCCCTTCGGTCCCGAAGCCAGGCCCGCCGACGGGGTCAGAATCCAGCTCCAGGACTTCACCACCCGCCCCTGCGAGAACCCCGGCGGGCCCGTGCGTGCATTCACCGAGTGGCCGGACGAAGTACGGGAGACCTTCGATTCGTATGCCAGGGCCATGGCCGCTGACGGCTTGCTCTTCCTGTACACCCAGATGCAGGCAGAAGGCACCGGCCCCGTCCTCACCGCCGTCGTCGACGGACGCATCGTCGGGGCCATCGGGCCCATGGAGATCCGCCCTGACGCGGTCGGCTACCGCCAGCTCATGCCGCAGTACTTCGCGGTCCTGCCCGAGGCCCGTGGCAACGGTCTGGGGCGCCTGCTGTGGCGCGCAGCCATGCACTGGGGCCAGTCCCACGGCGCCGACTACCAGCTCCTCCAGACGCAGGTCGGCGGCGCCTCGGACCGTCTGTGCCGCGCCGAGGGGCTGGCCTCCCTCGGTTTCGTGTGCACGCGGAAGATGTGA
- a CDS encoding GPR1/FUN34/YaaH family transporter translates to MDNVVSAGSTTTIVGRLALGITLLAVGLGYTGLIDGVTAADAVTLAHYVGGVALFVAGLFAFREGDGGTGTAFAALGALWFTWAVSPKVSDNAAGLFLLLFALVVLSLTLAGGDTLGQAMYGLFFVALLLLAIGRFADSGALDKAGGWFAVASGAVAWYVATAALAHWPTALPRRGAAGRGVTAAG, encoded by the coding sequence GTGGACAACGTCGTCTCTGCGGGAAGCACCACCACGATCGTCGGCCGACTCGCGCTCGGTATCACCCTGTTGGCCGTCGGCCTCGGGTACACCGGGCTGATCGACGGAGTGACGGCGGCGGACGCCGTGACACTGGCTCACTACGTAGGCGGCGTCGCGCTGTTCGTCGCCGGACTGTTCGCGTTCCGGGAGGGTGACGGCGGGACGGGGACCGCGTTCGCCGCGCTCGGCGCGCTCTGGTTCACGTGGGCGGTCTCGCCCAAGGTCTCCGACAACGCGGCGGGGCTGTTCCTGCTGCTGTTCGCCCTCGTCGTCCTCTCCCTCACGCTCGCCGGGGGCGACACGCTCGGGCAGGCCATGTACGGGCTGTTCTTCGTCGCGCTGCTGCTGCTCGCCATCGGGCGGTTCGCGGACAGTGGGGCGCTGGACAAGGCGGGGGGCTGGTTCGCCGTCGCCTCGGGGGCGGTGGCGTGGTACGTGGCCACGGCGGCGCTCGCGCACTGGCCGACGGCGCTTCCGCGACGCGGCGCCGCGGGTCGCGGTGTGACGGCCGCGGGTTAG
- a CDS encoding helix-turn-helix domain-containing protein, with translation MSHDSTAAPDAAARKLSGRRRKEIVAVLLFSGGPIFESSIPLSVFGIDRQDAGVPRYRLLVCGGEDGPLRTTGGLELTAPHGLEAISRAGTVVVPAWRSITSPPPEDALEALRRAHEEGARIVGLCTGAFVLAAAGLLDGRPATTHWMYAPTLAKRYPSVHVDPRELFVDDGDVLTSAGTAAGIDLCLHIVRTDHGNEAAGALARRLVVPPRRSGGQERYLDRSLPEEIGADPLAEVVAWALEHLHEQFDVETLAARAYMSRRTFDRRFRSLTGSAPLQWLITQRVLQAQRLLETSDYSVDEVAGRCGFRSPVALRGHFRRQLGSSPAAYRAAYRARRPQSERPSDGDGPTSTPAPMTGPPLQAGPPSGPLHPESPVPMQARRTAAVGSSAMPGDHHREAYARASLPGQRSGS, from the coding sequence ATGAGCCACGACTCCACTGCCGCGCCGGATGCCGCGGCCCGGAAACTGTCCGGGCGCCGCCGTAAGGAGATCGTCGCGGTGCTGCTGTTCAGCGGCGGCCCCATCTTCGAGAGTTCCATACCGCTGTCGGTGTTCGGGATCGACCGCCAGGACGCCGGCGTACCGCGCTACCGACTACTGGTGTGCGGGGGTGAGGACGGCCCACTGCGGACCACAGGGGGCCTGGAACTGACCGCACCGCATGGCCTGGAAGCGATCTCCCGCGCGGGCACGGTCGTCGTGCCCGCCTGGCGATCGATCACCTCGCCACCGCCGGAGGACGCGCTCGAAGCGCTGCGCCGGGCGCACGAGGAGGGCGCCCGGATCGTGGGCCTGTGCACGGGGGCGTTCGTCCTCGCGGCGGCGGGCCTGCTGGACGGCCGCCCGGCGACCACGCACTGGATGTACGCGCCCACGCTGGCGAAGCGCTACCCGTCGGTCCATGTGGACCCGCGGGAGCTGTTCGTCGACGACGGGGACGTGCTGACGTCCGCGGGCACCGCGGCCGGAATCGATCTCTGTCTGCACATCGTGCGGACCGACCACGGCAACGAGGCGGCCGGCGCGCTGGCCCGCCGCCTGGTGGTGCCCCCACGCCGGAGCGGAGGCCAGGAACGCTACCTGGACCGATCTTTACCGGAGGAGATCGGCGCCGACCCGCTGGCGGAGGTCGTCGCCTGGGCGCTGGAGCATCTGCACGAACAGTTCGACGTCGAGACGCTGGCGGCGAGGGCGTACATGTCGCGCCGCACGTTCGACCGCCGCTTCCGCTCGCTGACGGGCAGCGCGCCCCTGCAGTGGCTGATCACCCAGCGGGTGCTGCAGGCCCAGCGTCTGCTGGAGACGTCGGACTACTCGGTGGACGAGGTGGCGGGACGCTGCGGCTTCCGCTCGCCGGTCGCCCTGCGCGGCCACTTCCGCCGCCAGCTGGGCTCGTCCCCGGCCGCGTACCGGGCGGCGTACCGTGCGCGCCGCCCGCAGTCCGAACGCCCCTCGGACGGCGACGGCCCGACGAGCACGCCCGCGCCGATGACCGGCCCGCCGCTACAGGCCGGCCCGCCGTCCGGGCCGCTGCACCCGGAGAGCCCGGTGCCGATGCAGGCCCGCCGTACGGCGGCGGTCGGCTCCTCGGCGATGCCGGGGGACCACCACCGGGAGGCGTACGCCCGCGCGAGCCTGCCGGGGCAGCGCAGCGGGTCGTAA
- a CDS encoding purple acid phosphatase family protein — protein sequence MGVPEGLADRMSMAEQHEYLRARFSRRTMIRGGAVTLGAVTGGAFVSGATARAAVPTQRTSTEHVDGSLVAPFGRHLAYGNDPRTEMTISWQVPVAVREPFVRIGAHPWDLSRKIDAEVRTLHTPAGVGASADHTQYYVHARLTHLRPGRTYYYGVGHSGFDPAEPHLLGTLGTFTTAPADSRTPFTFTAFGDQGVSYHGLANDSLILGQNPAFHLHAGDIAYGDPAGQGLKTDTGFDSRVWDQFLYQTESVAKQVPWMVAYGNHDMEAWYSPNGYGGEEARWQLPDNGPDRKNLPGVYSFVHGNTAIISLDANDISHEIPANLRLSGGTQTKWLEAQLKKYRAARDIDFVVVFFHHCAYCTSTAHASEGGVREEWVPLFEKYTVDLVINGHNHVYERTDVIKTGRVTKKLPIGGTAYPETDGVVYVTAGAAGRSLYAFSADQSYQGHEKDIESVSSFVCVDGGKRDETVEWSRVRYLDYSFLRVDVTPAPKGRPTTLKVRGIAETGEEVDHFTVSRRAK from the coding sequence ATGGGCGTACCCGAGGGGCTCGCCGACCGTATGAGCATGGCTGAGCAGCACGAATACCTGCGCGCCCGGTTCTCCCGGCGCACGATGATCAGAGGCGGCGCCGTCACCCTGGGTGCCGTGACGGGCGGCGCGTTCGTGTCCGGCGCCACGGCGCGGGCCGCGGTGCCCACCCAGCGCACGAGCACCGAGCACGTCGACGGCTCCCTCGTCGCCCCCTTCGGCCGGCACCTCGCCTACGGCAACGACCCGCGCACCGAGATGACGATCTCCTGGCAGGTCCCGGTCGCGGTCCGCGAGCCGTTCGTCCGGATCGGCGCCCACCCCTGGGACCTCTCCCGGAAGATCGACGCCGAGGTGCGCACCCTCCACACCCCGGCCGGTGTCGGTGCGAGCGCCGACCACACGCAGTACTACGTCCACGCCCGCCTCACCCACCTCCGCCCCGGCCGCACCTACTACTACGGCGTCGGCCACTCCGGCTTCGACCCCGCCGAGCCGCATCTCCTCGGCACGCTGGGCACCTTCACCACCGCCCCCGCCGACAGCCGCACCCCCTTCACCTTCACCGCCTTCGGCGACCAGGGCGTCAGCTACCACGGCCTCGCCAACGACAGCCTGATCCTCGGCCAGAACCCGGCCTTCCATCTGCACGCCGGTGACATCGCCTACGGCGACCCGGCCGGGCAGGGGCTGAAGACGGACACCGGATTCGACTCCCGCGTCTGGGACCAGTTCCTGTACCAGACCGAGTCGGTCGCCAAGCAGGTGCCGTGGATGGTCGCGTACGGCAACCACGACATGGAGGCCTGGTACTCGCCCAACGGCTACGGCGGTGAGGAGGCCCGCTGGCAGCTGCCCGACAACGGGCCGGACCGCAAGAACCTGCCCGGCGTCTACTCCTTCGTGCACGGCAACACGGCGATCATCTCGCTGGACGCCAACGACATCTCACACGAGATCCCCGCGAACCTGCGCCTTTCCGGCGGAACCCAGACCAAGTGGCTGGAGGCGCAGCTCAAGAAGTACCGAGCGGCGCGGGACATCGACTTCGTCGTCGTCTTCTTCCACCACTGCGCCTACTGCACCTCCACCGCGCACGCCTCCGAGGGCGGGGTGCGCGAGGAGTGGGTGCCGCTGTTCGAGAAGTACACCGTCGACCTGGTGATCAACGGGCACAACCACGTCTACGAGCGCACCGACGTCATCAAGACGGGCCGGGTCACCAAGAAGCTGCCGATCGGCGGGACGGCGTACCCCGAGACCGATGGTGTGGTGTACGTGACGGCGGGCGCGGCGGGGCGCAGTCTGTACGCCTTCAGCGCCGACCAGTCGTACCAGGGCCACGAGAAGGACATCGAGTCGGTGTCCTCCTTCGTCTGCGTCGACGGCGGCAAGCGGGACGAGACGGTGGAGTGGTCGCGGGTGCGCTACCTCGACTACTCCTTCCTGCGCGTCGACGTGACCCCCGCGCCCAAGGGGCGGCCGACCACGCTGAAGGTGCGGGGGATCGCCGAGACGGGCGAGGAGGTCGACCACTTCACGGTGTCCCGCAGGGCCAAGTAG
- a CDS encoding universal stress protein has protein sequence MAGHEFFEPADRKRPVADPTAADPLAAEEPRHSCDPAFKHGVVVGFDGSTSSERALAYAIGMARRSGSGLIIVHVANRLPTTVWAGCEPPVFVDVPDHRTEVLGLELACADYLAEVPWILVERGGDICHELEEVGREYEADAIVVGSTHGIVGRIFGSVAGRLAKRAKRPVVVIP, from the coding sequence ATGGCCGGTCACGAATTCTTTGAACCCGCGGACCGCAAGCGGCCCGTCGCCGACCCGACGGCGGCCGATCCCCTGGCGGCGGAAGAGCCACGCCATTCGTGCGATCCCGCTTTCAAGCACGGCGTCGTCGTCGGCTTCGACGGCTCGACCTCCTCCGAGCGTGCCCTCGCGTACGCGATCGGCATGGCCCGGCGCTCCGGCTCGGGCCTGATCATCGTCCATGTGGCCAACCGGCTGCCCACCACGGTGTGGGCCGGCTGCGAGCCACCCGTCTTCGTCGACGTGCCGGACCACCGCACCGAGGTGCTCGGTCTGGAGCTCGCCTGTGCGGACTACCTCGCCGAGGTGCCCTGGATCCTGGTCGAGCGCGGCGGTGACATCTGCCACGAACTCGAGGAGGTCGGGCGGGAGTACGAGGCGGACGCCATCGTCGTCGGCTCCACGCACGGCATCGTGGGGCGTATTTTCGGCTCGGTCGCCGGGCGGCTCGCCAAGCGCGCCAAGCGCCCCGTCGTTGTCATTCCGTAA
- the orn gene encoding oligoribonuclease — protein MNDRMVWIDCEMTGLSLSDDALIEVAALVTDSELNVLGEGVDIVIRPPDRALETMPEVVRQMHTASGLLAELPNGTTLADAEDQVLTYVREHIKEPGKAPLCGNSVGTDRGFLLRDMPTLEDYLHYRIVDVSSIKELARRWYPRAYFNSPEKNGNHRALADIRESIAELRYYREAIFVPQPGPDSDTARTIAAKHVLPAQ, from the coding sequence ATGAACGATCGCATGGTGTGGATCGACTGCGAGATGACCGGCCTCTCGCTGTCCGACGACGCTCTCATCGAGGTGGCCGCCCTCGTCACCGACTCCGAGCTGAACGTACTCGGCGAGGGGGTGGACATCGTCATCCGCCCGCCGGACCGGGCGCTGGAGACGATGCCGGAGGTGGTCCGTCAGATGCACACCGCGTCCGGCCTGCTCGCCGAGCTCCCGAACGGCACGACCCTCGCGGACGCCGAGGACCAGGTCCTCACCTACGTACGTGAACACATCAAGGAGCCGGGCAAGGCCCCGCTGTGCGGCAACTCGGTCGGCACCGACCGCGGCTTCCTGCTGCGCGACATGCCCACGCTGGAGGACTACCTCCACTACCGCATCGTCGACGTGTCGTCGATCAAGGAACTGGCCCGCCGCTGGTACCCGCGCGCGTACTTCAACAGCCCCGAGAAGAACGGCAACCACCGCGCCCTGGCCGACATCCGCGAGTCCATCGCGGAACTGCGCTACTACCGCGAGGCCATCTTCGTACCGCAGCCCGGGCCGGACTCGGACACCGCCAGAACGATCGCCGCGAAGCACGTCCTGCCCGCGCAGTGA
- the glmS gene encoding glutamine--fructose-6-phosphate transaminase (isomerizing), whose translation MCGIVGYIGKRDVAPLLLEGLQRLEYRGYDSAGIVVTSPKAAGLKMVKAKGRVRDLEAKVPARFKGTTGIAHTRWATHGAPSDVNAHPHLDAEGKVAVVHNGIIDNASDLRRKLEADGVEFLSETDTEVLVHLIARSQAEKLEDKVRETVRLIEGTYGIAVLHADFPDRIVVARNGSPVVLGIGEKEMFVASDIAALVTHTRQIVTLDDGEMATLKADDFRTYTTEGTRTTAEPTTVEWEAASYDMGGHDTYMHKEIHEQAEAVDRVLRGRIDDRFSTVHLGGLNLDAREARRIRRVKILGCGTSYHAGMIGAQMIEELARIPADAEPASEFRYRNAVVDPDTLYIAVSQSGETYDVLAAVQELKRKGARVLGVVNVVGSAIAREADGGIYVHAGPEVCVVSTKCFTNTCVAFALLALHLGRTRDLSVRDGKRIIEGLRKLPTQIAEIMKQEEEIEKLAKGYADARSMLFIGRVRGYPVAREASLKLKEVSYIHAEAYPASELKHGPLALIEPALPTVAIVPDDDLLEKNRAAMEEIKARSGKILAVAHQEQEKADQTIVVPKNEDELDPILMGIPLQLLAYHTALALGRDIDKPRNLAKSVTVE comes from the coding sequence ATGTGCGGAATCGTCGGATACATCGGGAAGCGCGACGTCGCCCCCCTGCTCCTGGAAGGCCTGCAGCGCCTGGAGTACCGCGGCTACGACTCGGCCGGCATCGTCGTCACCTCCCCCAAGGCCGCCGGCCTGAAGATGGTCAAGGCCAAGGGCCGGGTGCGTGACCTGGAGGCCAAGGTCCCGGCGCGCTTCAAGGGCACCACCGGCATCGCCCACACCCGCTGGGCCACCCACGGCGCCCCCTCCGACGTCAACGCCCACCCGCACCTCGACGCCGAGGGCAAGGTCGCCGTCGTCCACAACGGCATCATCGACAACGCCTCCGACCTGCGCCGCAAACTGGAGGCGGACGGCGTCGAGTTCCTCTCCGAGACCGACACCGAGGTCCTCGTCCACCTGATCGCCCGCTCGCAGGCCGAGAAGCTGGAGGACAAGGTCCGCGAGACGGTGCGCCTGATCGAGGGCACGTACGGCATCGCGGTGCTGCACGCCGACTTCCCGGACCGGATCGTCGTCGCCCGCAACGGGTCCCCGGTCGTCCTCGGCATCGGCGAGAAGGAGATGTTCGTCGCCTCGGACATCGCCGCGCTGGTCACCCACACCCGGCAGATAGTGACCCTCGACGACGGCGAGATGGCCACCCTCAAGGCCGACGACTTCCGCACCTACACCACCGAGGGCACCCGGACGACGGCCGAGCCGACCACCGTGGAGTGGGAGGCGGCGTCGTACGACATGGGCGGCCACGACACCTACATGCACAAGGAGATCCACGAGCAGGCCGAGGCCGTGGACCGCGTCCTGCGCGGCCGGATCGACGACCGCTTCTCCACCGTGCACCTCGGCGGCCTGAACCTCGACGCGCGCGAGGCACGCCGGATCCGCCGCGTGAAGATCCTCGGCTGCGGCACCTCGTACCACGCGGGCATGATCGGCGCCCAGATGATCGAGGAGCTGGCCCGCATCCCTGCCGACGCCGAGCCGGCCTCCGAGTTCCGCTACCGCAACGCGGTCGTCGACCCCGACACGCTCTACATCGCGGTCTCGCAGTCCGGTGAGACCTACGACGTCCTCGCCGCCGTCCAGGAGCTGAAGCGCAAGGGCGCCCGGGTCCTGGGCGTCGTGAACGTCGTCGGCTCGGCGATCGCCCGCGAGGCCGACGGCGGCATCTACGTGCACGCCGGCCCGGAGGTCTGCGTGGTCTCCACGAAGTGCTTCACCAACACCTGCGTCGCCTTCGCCCTGCTCGCCCTGCACCTCGGCCGCACCCGCGACCTCTCCGTCCGCGACGGCAAGCGGATCATCGAGGGCCTGCGCAAGCTGCCCACGCAGATCGCCGAGATCATGAAGCAGGAGGAGGAGATCGAGAAGCTGGCCAAGGGTTACGCCGACGCCCGCTCGATGCTCTTCATCGGCCGCGTCCGCGGCTACCCGGTCGCCCGCGAGGCCTCCCTCAAGCTCAAGGAGGTCTCGTACATCCACGCCGAGGCCTACCCCGCCTCCGAGCTCAAGCACGGCCCGCTCGCCCTGATCGAGCCCGCCCTCCCGACGGTCGCCATCGTCCCCGACGACGACCTGCTGGAGAAGAACCGCGCCGCGATGGAGGAGATCAAGGCCCGCAGCGGCAAGATCCTGGCGGTGGCGCACCAGGAACAGGAGAAGGCCGACCAGACGATCGTGGTCCCGAAGAACGAGGACGAACTGGACCCGATCCTCATGGGCATCCCCCTCCAACTCCTCGCCTACCACACGGCATTGGCCCTGGGCAGGGACATCGACAAGCCGAGGAACCTCGCCAAGTCGGTAACTGTCGAGTAG
- a CDS encoding radical SAM protein, producing MPHKLIASPFLDGHLLLRPGARSGTRIPAAHYERLRAAAAAGQTVPHWVADTAAGMWGLDVAGRPMEGTLLVREPSSYGYCRASWEINLGCNYGCPHCYLGERPVAGLGWEDKVRLLDVVREAGVLWLQITGGEPTMDRDFEGAYRYAWLAGMMLTISTNGSLLWRPDLLRLFRDCPPYRLVISLYGASQASYEKVTRRRGSWKAFQRGMAAAREAGLPLRLNLVVTEANAGESDEMRALAERWGIEHHAYTNMTPTISGGGEPLLAQSAAHLRRRKPFAGCNAGHTFFHADPHGLVSICKVGRDDQIDLMAEGVDGLLRLGSIADHLMLRTGGCEGCALSGTCRVCRPLAKHYQQAKAPLHSYCQHGDTKETVT from the coding sequence GTGCCACACAAGCTGATCGCCAGCCCGTTCCTCGACGGGCACCTGCTGCTGCGCCCCGGCGCCCGGTCGGGTACGCGAATCCCGGCCGCCCACTACGAGCGGCTCCGAGCCGCCGCAGCCGCCGGGCAGACCGTTCCCCACTGGGTGGCCGACACGGCCGCCGGCATGTGGGGGCTCGACGTCGCCGGGCGCCCCATGGAAGGCACGCTCTTGGTCCGTGAGCCGTCGTCGTACGGCTACTGCCGGGCCTCCTGGGAGATCAACCTCGGATGCAATTACGGCTGCCCGCACTGCTATCTCGGTGAGCGGCCTGTCGCCGGTCTCGGCTGGGAGGACAAGGTCCGGCTCCTGGACGTCGTGCGCGAGGCCGGGGTCCTCTGGCTCCAGATCACAGGCGGCGAACCCACCATGGACCGCGACTTCGAGGGCGCCTACCGGTACGCGTGGCTCGCCGGGATGATGCTCACGATCTCCACGAACGGCTCCCTGCTGTGGCGCCCCGATTTGCTGCGCCTCTTCCGTGACTGCCCGCCCTACCGGCTCGTCATTAGCCTGTACGGCGCCAGCCAGGCCAGCTACGAGAAGGTGACCCGGCGCCGCGGCTCCTGGAAGGCGTTTCAGCGTGGCATGGCCGCCGCCCGCGAGGCCGGCCTGCCGCTGCGCCTCAACCTTGTGGTCACCGAAGCCAACGCCGGCGAGTCCGACGAGATGCGCGCCCTCGCAGAGAGGTGGGGCATTGAGCATCACGCCTACACGAACATGACCCCAACGATCAGCGGCGGCGGCGAGCCGCTGCTTGCCCAGTCCGCCGCCCACCTGCGCCGGCGCAAGCCCTTCGCCGGGTGCAACGCAGGCCACACGTTCTTCCACGCCGATCCTCACGGCCTGGTGTCGATCTGCAAGGTCGGCCGCGACGACCAGATCGACCTCATGGCTGAGGGCGTGGACGGACTGCTGCGGCTCGGCTCGATCGCCGACCACCTGATGCTTCGCACCGGTGGGTGCGAGGGCTGCGCCCTGTCCGGCACATGCCGAGTCTGCCGCCCCCTGGCCAAGCATTACCAGCAGGCCAAGGCGCCGCTGCACAGCTACTGCCAGCACGGAGACACGAAGGAGACCGTCACATGA
- a CDS encoding XRE family transcriptional regulator gives MTGYEPPTALPRALLDREDMKAAIAAHDFGKVFRLARSEALISYSKIAAECDMKPERVGLLARGQGSVTTFEKIARIADALRIPGHLLGLAPREWEAPAALHRTVRSPAHTPDADGDDVRRREFFKASAGAGLVVALPELTRPQAGSRVGSDLPERLRERAARLRRLDDVLGGGDTYRVYLGEYEATKALLREASYTEATGRALLSVLAEQAQQAGWAAFDCGRHEDATGLYEASHQVAVDAGDAELAGNALAFLAYQAVDGDRRAGIQISARSVEEAGPEAAPGVRALLYERLAWAYAVAGLADETERALDAAQAALADIDERPQPDWVTWVDENELQIMTGRCWTELRRPLRAVPVLEAALARYDDAHARDKSLYLSWLADSYLTAGEVEQAASVTGRALDLASGVASVRPRERLAPVLRRLGRHRTLPAIAELLEKTGA, from the coding sequence ATGACCGGATACGAACCGCCAACGGCACTCCCGCGGGCGCTCCTTGACCGCGAGGACATGAAGGCCGCGATCGCGGCTCACGACTTCGGCAAGGTATTCCGGCTCGCGCGCTCCGAAGCGCTGATCAGCTATTCGAAAATCGCGGCTGAGTGCGACATGAAGCCAGAGCGTGTCGGCCTCCTGGCGCGCGGTCAGGGCAGCGTTACCACGTTCGAGAAGATCGCGCGTATCGCCGACGCTCTTCGGATCCCAGGTCACCTGCTCGGTCTTGCCCCACGCGAGTGGGAAGCGCCGGCTGCGCTGCACCGTACGGTTCGCTCGCCTGCCCACACCCCCGACGCGGACGGAGACGACGTGCGGCGCAGGGAGTTCTTCAAGGCATCGGCCGGGGCCGGCCTTGTCGTCGCATTGCCCGAACTGACCCGCCCCCAGGCGGGCAGTCGAGTCGGAAGCGACCTTCCTGAACGGTTGCGGGAGCGTGCGGCCCGCCTACGCCGCCTCGATGACGTTCTCGGAGGCGGCGACACCTACCGCGTCTACCTCGGCGAGTACGAGGCCACGAAAGCTCTGCTGCGGGAGGCGAGCTACACGGAAGCGACCGGCCGGGCCCTGCTCTCTGTGCTGGCCGAGCAGGCGCAGCAGGCCGGTTGGGCCGCGTTCGACTGCGGGAGGCACGAGGACGCGACCGGCCTGTATGAGGCCAGCCACCAGGTGGCGGTCGACGCGGGGGACGCAGAGCTGGCGGGCAACGCGCTCGCCTTCCTGGCGTACCAGGCCGTCGACGGCGACCGGCGCGCCGGGATCCAGATTTCCGCGCGGTCCGTTGAGGAGGCCGGCCCCGAAGCAGCCCCGGGCGTACGAGCGCTGCTGTACGAGCGGCTCGCCTGGGCGTACGCGGTCGCCGGACTCGCCGACGAAACGGAGCGCGCCCTCGATGCCGCGCAGGCCGCGCTTGCCGACATCGACGAGCGTCCTCAACCGGACTGGGTGACGTGGGTCGACGAGAACGAGCTACAGATCATGACCGGCCGCTGCTGGACGGAACTGCGGCGCCCACTCCGGGCGGTCCCCGTCCTCGAGGCCGCGCTTGCGCGGTACGACGACGCGCACGCACGGGACAAGAGCCTGTACCTGTCCTGGCTCGCCGACTCCTACTTGACCGCAGGCGAGGTCGAACAGGCAGCCTCGGTAACCGGGCGCGCGCTCGACCTCGCATCTGGAGTCGCCTCGGTAAGGCCACGCGAACGCCTTGCCCCGGTCCTGCGGCGACTCGGCCGGCACCGGACGCTGCCCGCCATCGCTGAGCTGCTGGAGAAGACCGGCGCTTGA
- a CDS encoding DUF6415 family natural product biosynthesis protein, translating to MRVTAQRVLARGAAPLSDEALEALRLQLRGHIQLLGPEVERAASRLPRGDIRREVALTVAGEARMRLRLGPGSTLYVRYAVVQMLARSVSALCDHHEKLRSGTA from the coding sequence ATGCGCGTTACGGCCCAGCGGGTGCTCGCGCGGGGAGCCGCGCCGCTGTCCGACGAGGCACTGGAGGCGCTGCGGCTCCAGCTGCGCGGGCACATCCAGTTGCTCGGCCCCGAGGTCGAGCGGGCGGCTAGCCGCCTTCCCAGGGGAGACATCCGACGCGAGGTTGCTCTGACCGTGGCCGGGGAGGCGCGCATGCGGCTCCGACTGGGACCGGGGAGCACCCTCTACGTCCGCTACGCGGTCGTACAAATGCTCGCCCGCTCGGTCAGTGCCCTGTGCGACCACCACGAAAAGCTGCGAAGCGGGACCGCATAA